The Bacteroidia bacterium genome segment AAAATATCTAATCCTTCTACTTGGTTGGCTTCCCAGCCTAAAATTTGCTGTAGCATCGTAAGGCTGCCGATGGCAATTCGAGCATCAAATTCTGCTAATCCGGTTTCATAAATTCCGCTAACGATGATTGGCCGAGCACGAATATTTTTCTCCAAAAAATATAAGCGAACTTTTTCCCCTACCTGAACGCCTAATTTTGTAGCTGATTTTTGGGAAAGAAGAACTTCAAAATACTTCTCCGATGAGAAATCGGGTAATCTACCGGCAACTAAGGTATTTTTAAAAAACAAGCTATCCCACTGGGCAGTTACGCCTTTTACCTGAATTCCCTCTAACCCATTTTTAGACTTTAAAATCCCGGTTTTGTAGATAAATGGCTGCAAACTACGAACATAACTCCCTTTGTATAGCTGTAGCAGAGAGTCGGATAGCGTAATTGGGATAATGTTGTTATCTGCCTGTGGTAAATAGTTTGTCAGTTGTGCATGAGCTGTAAATCCAATTATTTTTTCTTTTATAGCGGATTCAAAGGCAAAGACAACAGAAATGGAGACCTCCATTACTGCAATGGCGAGCATTGCACTCCCGATAGCTAATGCTATGATAAGTCTGGTGTGTACACGACTTACCGAAAAAGTAAATTTTCGGGCGAGATACCATGCGAAGTTCACTCTTTGGAGCGTTACTCGGCTCCTGCATCCACTGTCTTAGCGGTGCTGGCGCGCCTGCGGGTTTTGGGAGCAGGTACTTCTTCTATCTTAGGAGCAGGTGGCACATAATCAGGGAAATAGCTCGCATCAACAAGTATTCTGCCGCAGTTTTCACAAACAATTATTCGTCTGCTGTGGCGTATCTCTGCTCTCCGTTGTGGTGGAATCACAGAAAAACAGCCTCCGCAGGCATCTCTATCCATAGAAACTACTGCTAAACCGTTGCGCATATTGTTGCGAACATTACTGTACGCCTTTAGCAATCTGGGTTCAATCTGCTTAGAAGCATCAACAGCTTCGGACTCTAACTTAGAGGCTTCGGCTTCGTTTTCAGCTACTAATCCGCTTAGTTCCAGCTTTTTAGCGTCAAGGTCGTGCAACCGTTCTTGGTATAAGTTTTTTTCAAATGATAGGGAGTTTGTACGCTCTTCCAAGTTCTCTGTGCTAAAACGGATTCTGCGTTCCGCAGTTTGGATTTCTAACTCTGCTAATTGAACTTCATGAGTCAAAGACTCAAATTCACGGTTATTGCGAACCTCATTTAAGCGCTCTTGATAGCGTTTAATAAGGTCTTTTTGGGATAAAATATGCTGACGCTTATCGGCAATTTCTCGCTCTATCTGGTGAACTTCTTCGGTTATTTTTTGGGTGCGGATTCGACGGCCTTCTAAATCGTCTTCTAAGTCCCGTACCTCTTCAGGTAATCCGCCTAAAATCTGGTTAATACGATCTAACTTACTGTGAATGTGCTGCAAACGTGTTAAGGAGCGAAGCTTCTCGTCAATTGAAATATCCATTATCGAAAATATCTGATTGGATTAGTGGAATGGGTGAAAATTGAAGCCGCAAAGTTAGAAAATTTTTCTTGAATATAGGCGTGTATTTGTTGAACAGCAAATTGTTCGGATTCATAATGTCCAATATCAACCAACAGCATTTTTTTATCCGGCTCAAAAAACTTATGATAGGTTATGTCTGCTGTAACCAAGGCATCGGCTTTTTGTTTGAGTGATTCCGAAATTAAAAAACTGCCGGATCCGCCGCAAACGGCTACTTTCTCAATATGTGTTTTATGAGTGTCAGCATATCGAATTCCCTCTGCCGAAAAAATAGCTTTTAGTGAGCCTAAAAATATCTCCTTGGACACAGGTTCTGGTAAATATCCGATAATGCCGGCACCAATATCTGAATGGTAGTTTTCTGTTGTTATAATTTGAAAAGCCACTTCTTCGTATGGGTGGGCTTGTTTCATAGCCCGAATTATTTCAACTTGGCGGGCTGCAGGGAAAACGACTTCTAATTTATCTTCTGTGGCGATTTCAATAACGTCTTTTTCACCTAAAAAAGGATTTGAACCGGATAGGGGGCGAAATGTCCCCGTTCCGGAGAAAAAGAAAGAACAGTTATCGTAATCACCGATTTTACCGGCTCCTGCTGCAAACAATGCTTCTTGAACAACTTGCCGGTGGGTAGTTGGCACATTGACGTATAATACCTGCAACTGTTTGGGCTTAGGCAGCAATATCTGGGTTCGTTGCAGCCCCATGAGAGCCGCAATAGATTTGGTTACACCAGTACGGATATTATCAAAATTTGTGTGAAAGGCATACAAAGCAATGTCTGACTTAATTGCATCTATCAATAAATCGTTTACCCAAGTGCCGGATACTAAATTTTGTTTTGAGCCAAACCAAATCGGATGATGGCAGATTATCAGGTTTGCATTCAAGTGCTTAGCAAAAGCAATAACTTCTTGAGTTAAATCTAAGCTGATAACAATATGATTTACAACACTATTCTTGTTACCAACGATTAAGCGTGAGTTATCATAGCTTTCTGCTAAAGCTGGTGGTGCCCAAGTTTCTAAAATATCAATAATATCCTTAATTAAAAGCATATTTTGCCACAAAGTAATTTATGGATAGGATACAAGCCTTACGCAAAGTTTTTTAGGTTGGTTTTCAGCCCAAATTTTCTTCTATTTTAGCTTCTGATGCGTTCTTTTTTACGGATTCTATTCCGTTGTTACATCCGTCTTCGCTAACATACATTTGGCTTGTTCCGATAACTTGGCCATTTGAGGATTTTAGGTTAAAGTAAAACTTTCCGTTACTGGCTGTTTTGTGTTCATAGCGTTTGTCTTCCGGTGCATTTTTACGTACAGATTCGAT includes the following:
- a CDS encoding Nif3-like dinuclear metal center hexameric protein: MLLIKDIIDILETWAPPALAESYDNSRLIVGNKNSVVNHIVISLDLTQEVIAFAKHLNANLIICHHPIWFGSKQNLVSGTWVNDLLIDAIKSDIALYAFHTNFDNIRTGVTKSIAALMGLQRTQILLPKPKQLQVLYVNVPTTHRQVVQEALFAAGAGKIGDYDNCSFFFSGTGTFRPLSGSNPFLGEKDVIEIATEDKLEVVFPAARQVEIIRAMKQAHPYEEVAFQIITTENYHSDIGAGIIGYLPEPVSKEIFLGSLKAIFSAEGIRYADTHKTHIEKVAVCGGSGSFLISESLKQKADALVTADITYHKFFEPDKKMLLVDIGHYESEQFAVQQIHAYIQEKFSNFAASIFTHSTNPIRYFR
- a CDS encoding YegP family protein; the encoded protein is MGKFIISKRSNGEFQFNLKATNGQVILTSEGYTTRQGCDNGIESVRKNAPEDKRYEHKTASNGKFYFNLKSSNGQVIGTSQMYVSEDGCNNGIESVKKNASEAKIEENLG
- a CDS encoding ABC transporter permease; this encodes MNFAWYLARKFTFSVSRVHTRLIIALAIGSAMLAIAVMEVSISVVFAFESAIKEKIIGFTAHAQLTNYLPQADNNIIPITLSDSLLQLYKGSYVRSLQPFIYKTGILKSKNGLEGIQVKGVTAQWDSLFFKNTLVAGRLPDFSSEKYFEVLLSQKSATKLGVQVGEKVRLYFLEKNIRARPIIVSGIYETGLAEFDARIAIGSLTMLQQILGWEANQVEGLDIFLHKTENLPLFLSNISSKIAFDQQILSVYERYPEIFDWLNLQHQNVLFILILMILIAMINLSAALVVLILERTSVIGLLKAMGASLFQLYQLFLGQAFWLICIGIVLGNALGLGLLWVQQETGFIAVDPDSYFVEVIPVSWRWVEFGLINLGTLIICLFSMLIPVTLVSRIQIIQAMRLN
- a CDS encoding C4-type zinc ribbon domain-containing protein, with translation MDISIDEKLRSLTRLQHIHSKLDRINQILGGLPEEVRDLEDDLEGRRIRTQKITEEVHQIEREIADKRQHILSQKDLIKRYQERLNEVRNNREFESLTHEVQLAELEIQTAERRIRFSTENLEERTNSLSFEKNLYQERLHDLDAKKLELSGLVAENEAEASKLESEAVDASKQIEPRLLKAYSNVRNNMRNGLAVVSMDRDACGGCFSVIPPQRRAEIRHSRRIIVCENCGRILVDASYFPDYVPPAPKIEEVPAPKTRRRASTAKTVDAGAE